In Bombus pyrosoma isolate SC7728 linkage group LG2, ASM1482585v1, whole genome shotgun sequence, a genomic segment contains:
- the LOC122577661 gene encoding bestrophin-2: protein MTVTYTAEVATCRGLGCFLKLLLRWRASVYKLVWLDLALFLFIYYSLSSIYRLILDEEQKKIFAAIVAYCNAYSDLIPLSFVLGFYVSIVMTRWWNQYMVIPWPDSIAVFVSATIHGNDERGRLMRRTIVRYVCVCLTLVLAMVSPRVKKRFPTLEHFVEAGLLLENELVIFESLNTKFPKPSKHWLPIVWASSIVTRARKEGRIRDDFAVKTLIDELNKFRGLCGSLMHYDTISVPLVYTQVVTLAVYTYFLTSVMGRQSVTDASPNIDMYFPVFTTLQFFFYMGWLKVAETLINPFGEDDDDFEVNWIIDRNLQVSYLIVDEMHHEHPELIRDQYWDEIFPAELPYTAAAQPFREEHPEPSTARIQLSAAQQELQPSSVRIDEMAGDYQQKFRPDMADDAASGIHFIATGKMSRSASRVSNRDRTMSGGSTPSIIGESLPRVNSVTSVLKRLFSKDDRPDGGTSSGTKTPGRLASSSSAASLQNRAVAGGGSMRIGVIKEEADEQMTLTSMKSEKRPHVQSIFSPGPPPPSAPVAVPGMEHSRNGEIFSCSAPVTGGVLRGSNGEIVNDRRYGSDSRAQRTSQSARSSIAYEPAASYIDSVVDDLISSDSSSASVNSDDEFTKLKTEREKQRRDKVERRLARSTSGRNNLISGNSKSSIDNEHLLLSDMANTSRLSMAQGDDSKTIETDRL, encoded by the exons ATGACAGTCACTTATACTGCCGAAGTCGCTACCTGCAGAGGTCTCGGTTGCTTCCTAAAATTACTCCTAAG aTGGCGAGCAAGCGTATACAAGCTCGTCTGGTTGGACCTAGCTCTTTTCCTCTTCATATATTATTCGCTGTCGAGTATTTACCGACTGATATTGGACGAAGAACAAAAGAAGATATTCGCGGCCATAGTAGCGTACTGCAACGCGTACAGCGATCTAATTCCGCTGTCTTTCGTCCTGGGCTTCTACGTCAGTATTGTTATGACCAGGTGGTGGAATCAATACATGGTGATACCGTGGCCAGACTCAATCGCGGTTTTCGTGTCAGCCACTATTCACGGCAACGACGAGAGAGGTCGACTAATGCGCCGAACTATCGTCAG GTACGTGTGCGTTTGCTTAACGCTGGTACTGGCGATGGTCTCGCCCCGTGTGAAGAAACGATTCCCCACGTTAGAGCACTTCGTAGAGGCGGGTTTGTTGCTGGAGAACGAGCTAGTCATATTCGAGAGTCTGAACACAAAGTTTCCTAAGCCCAGCAAGCATTGGTTGCCGATAGTATGGGCGTCGAGTATCGTGACAAGAGCGAGGAAGGAGGGCCGGATTCGTGACGACTTCGCCGTGAAAACATTGATAGACGAGTTAAATAAGTTTCGCGGCCTCTGCGGTAGCCTCATGCACTATGATACTATTAGCGTTCCTTTAGTTTACACTCAG GTAGTTACGTTAGCTGTCTATACGTACTTTTTAACAAGCGTGATGGGTCGGCAGTCGGTGACCGATGCATCGCCGAACATCGATATGTATTTTCCAGTATTCACAACGctgcaattctttttttatatggGTTGGTTGAAAGTGGCCGAGACTTTGATTAATCCGTTTGGCGAGGACGACGATGATTTCGAAGTCAATTGGATAATCGACAGAAATTTGCAG GTGAGCTACCTTATCGTCGATGAGATGCACCACGAGCATCCGGAATTAATTCGCGATCAATATTGGGACGAGATCTTCCCCGCGGAACTTCCGTACACGGCGGCAGCGCAGCCCTTCCGCGAGGAGCATCCGGAGCCATCCACGGCTAGAATTCAGTTATCCGCGGCGCAGCAAGAACTTCAACCATCTTCGGTCAGGATTGATGAAATGGCAGGGGACTATCAACAGAAGTTCCGCCCTGACATGGCCGACGACGCCGCGTCTGGTATACACTTCATAGCGACTGGGAAAATGTCAAG GAGCGCTAGCAGAGTAAGCAATCGGGACCGTACCATGAGCGGAGGCTCCACTCCAAGCATCATCGGAGAATCTCTACCAAGAGTCAACAGCGTCACCAGCGTGTTGAAACGATTATTCAGTAAAGACGATAGACCAGATGGCGGTACGTCAAGTGGGACTAAAACACCTGGAAGGCTTGCATCTTCTAGTTCGGCCGCTTCGCTACAAAATAGAGCCGTTG caGGAGGAGGCTCGATGAGGATCGGAGTAATCAAGGAAGAAGCGGACGAACAGATGACGTTAACGTCGATGAAGTCGGAGAAGAGACCTCACGTGCAGAGCATATTTTCGCCGGGACCACCACCTCCAAGTGCTCCCGTCGCTGTTCCTGGTATGGAACACTCACGAAATGGAGAGATATTTTCGTGTAGCGCTCCTGTAACCGGTGGTGTGTTAAGGGGAAGTAACGGTGAGATTGTCAACGACAGGCGATACGGGTCTGATTCAAG AGCGCAACGTACTTCACAGTCAGCACGATCGAGCATTGCTTACGAACCAGCAGCCAGCTACATAGACAGTGTTGTGGATGATCTTATAAGCAGCGATAGTTCATCCGCTAGCGTTAACTCCGATGacgaatttacaaaattgaagacagaaagagaaaagcaaaGACGTGATAAGGTAGAACGAAGATTGGCTAGGAGCACCAGCGGCCGTAATAACTTAATCAGTGGAAATTCGAAAAGTTCCATAGACAATGAACATCTTCTGTTATCAGACATGGCGAATACTTCGCGTTTGTCTATGGCGCAGGGAGATGATAGTAAAACGATCGAAACCGATCGTCTTTAG